The Bombus vancouverensis nearcticus chromosome 12, iyBomVanc1_principal, whole genome shotgun sequence genome contains a region encoding:
- the Gp210 gene encoding nucleoporin 210, giving the protein MFFSVLFVLFCVTSNALVHRLNVPRVLLPVFNDFAVNFTLEVTDGACYKWSTSRLDIIQLIPINENVERTCSSAILIQTITRESNRNTAIVLAEDVNNGQFLRCDVIVDVIFSLNLVTTTRELYIEEAPEAFEVRAYDEQGNEFTTLAGVEFLWSIDNADKHMSDSKAPNDILRFMTYQESHYETPPTIAALDVIGKKGHIVLLEGIKTGTAKVSVKLTYPEYKHVPPIEVELIVIANLIIIPSDTTVMAYDSFKYKIMQARQGRLEEITLPSSQYYLEAENPNILEIDNDRDFAYAKSLGRTKIFLHDKNVRDEYPVILPSATVNVNDVAYVMLAVLPNRNWGLVLGHTHEIVVELYDNKDHKFHIGEGVEVSVKLDEHYFEPKMITQNGTYIVGVPITCGTMTVEATLNGIIDKHGRKVFIASRPTTRAELLIHTPVTIQPKVLAVPWDSKAKSRYDTVLNASGGDGSYVWSSKHPSIATISQNGGMRILTAGVTEINVAMTRNQYNKDTTKVYVLPPSKVKVIEYNMEAAVGEQIYLHIALYGRLINGTDSKEIPFNDCRDINFETYIPDGNFIQNNSNVIEPVGIACAVIAVTSVDIGTSEVTVVYNGNDQYLTDNVTVSAYEPLIALHPSSKETLLTVGSLRKIVFKGGPHPWSNKPQSYSRKIQVSEEKIVDVTEHVDSSDGLHDIFVIEVMCRALGEVDVTYKISNVPLLPNCKSTYAFETVKVICGKPRHIYLQPEFKDKNCPISNLNIERIMAHSDKNLKLITIIKDEEGRTFDNITSLRIEWNLKPSTVGSVEMPSSSIEETITDMNVILPKSYYQNVIFKKHFGTLILTATVTGYQKYILSKLKIIPEWPPFAIETERKIYETPLIETSIEVVLVNDTSVIPDKLMVLNDPTAKYYLQVSQGSGYYEFVLSSDDIAEVRYIESTKAISLTPKKSGVLHLSLIDLCLPSKPAEVVIEIQQLAIIEIETVNKIEKGKCIVAALKLYDTNGHAIKLPSLNALEFRAEIDNEYIEVKQLPASEHGNPPYNQLLYMVYGMAEGESQLIFVNKGAEKEIQSESATIQVFVPLRVFPKNLTILVGTVYQVQTTGGPSNAEIEFSTQDNDILNVGYNGIFEGKSVGQTKIIVRAIGLNAKGNKVIYSEDHADIHVLYLEGVKIVVPTSRVKVGAMFPLWAFGIPEHLTPLIIGSMQLPLTFMWSSSDSNLITLHNMYEGTGINIRYQNEVSLRAKAISPGLATIYLNVTMPSNMLAGFKGDVTYTTFIKVEIFEELRLMHLGLPLDAPVILMSPNSVLKLETNRDKHGSTIYKVLSTVHGNDSVDLQALTVASKTVTIDKNGIIKAGESIGKIVISITNTEAYNLKQSITVIVEVKPIHYMMLSLKSILRIRSGEELNMLPKGMELDYILEYYDNIGTKFHAAEVDAKTILNRVDLASFTKGSENVVTAKFIENGDLVVKAYNERYPNAMFDYVHMMIGDIVFPTKTTLTVGDIVCFSMPLLSSDGDPGYWQSSAPEILTVDPITGIGRAKNIGYAVVKHSLATHMQGEIEVHIQPIAKVSIVPLRGRNITGTETFSVPVVLKSKDEQVKENNILSRGLGGCRTFSLFTLNSFPYTCNIQFVSSTSSIGIKDLFLVKPRFDIATGFYYCDVIPMGSPNIISSTLESRIQISAQSKDIEAVPLEVTYLPPVYVDAKEIIFINTHSQTIPTATLEIYGLQSVLNHLTIDVPDGMTVSARQYISKSTMQYKLRLMHNQEEIQGQKVVIVNDITKQNISLFVRVTKYENFIPLSGIHWVDYMYFHRYTFGTFAVIVITFFYIWKNKIANVDLNIKNRSVFADKCPPQLKKVSTPCSSPLNSTTMSTPRSPVTPTRFTFSAFDPVYGDPRGPYSASKRNRSLNMTQ; this is encoded by the exons GATGTTATAGTAGATGTGATATTTTCTCTAAATCTTGTGACAACTACCAGAGAATTATATATAGAGGAAGCACCAGAAGCATTTGAAGTTAGAGCATACGATGAACAAG GAAATGAATTTACTACTCTTGCTGGTGTCGAATTTCTTTGGAGTATAGACAATGCTGATAAACATATGTCAGATTCTAAAGCACCAAATGATATTTTAAGATTTATGACTTATCAAGAATCACATTATGAAACTCCACCAACAATTGCCGCATTAGATGTAATTGGTAAAAAAGGACATATCGTACTGCTAGAAGGAATAAAAACTGGCACAGCAAAG GTTTCTGTGAAATTAACTTATCCAGAATATAAACATGTTCCACCAATAGAAGTTGAATTAATTGTAATAGCCAATCTAATTATTATTCCATCAGACACAACAGTTATGGCATATGatagttttaaatataaaataatgcaA gcTCGTCAAGGTCGTTTGGAAGAAATAACTTTACCATCTAGCCAATACTACTTAGAAGCAGAAAATCCTAATATATTAGAAATTGATAACGATCGTGATTTTGCATATGCTAAATCTCTAGGACGTACCAAAATATTCTTACATGACAAAAATGTACGTGACGAATATCCCGTTATTTTACCATCTGCTACAGTTAATGTAAATGATGTAGCGTATGTAATGCTTGCTGTTTTACCCAATAGAAATTGGGGTTTAGTACTTGGTCATACTCACGAAATTGTTGTTGAATTATATGATAATAAAGATCATAAATTTCACATTGGAGAAGGTGTTGAAGTATCAGTGAAATTAGATGAACACTACTTTGAACCAAAGATGATAACACAAAATGGCACTTATATTGTTGGTGTGCCTATCACATGTGGAACAATGACTGTTGAAGCTACCCTCAATGGTATAATTGATAAACATGGTAGAAAAGTGTTTATTGCTTCACGTCCTACTACAAGAGCTGAGCTTTTGATTCATACTCCTGTTACTATACAACCTAAGGTATTGGCAGTTCCATGGGATTCTAAGGCTAAATCAAG gtATGACACTGTACTAAACGCAAGTGGAGGAGATGGATCATACGTATGGTCAAGCAAACATCCTTCTATAGCAACAATTTCTCAAAATGGAGGAATGAGAATTTTAACAGCAGGTGTAACAGAAATAAATGTTGCTATGACAAGAAATCAGTATAATAAAGACACAACAAAAGTGTATGTATTACCTCCTTCCAAAGTAaaagtaattgaatataacaTGGAAGCTGCTGTAGGAGAACAAATTTATCTTCACATTGCATTATATGGAAGATTAATTAATGGAACAGACTCCAAAGAAATTCCTTTCAATGATTGTAgagatattaattttgagacATACATTCCAGACggtaattttatacaaaacaatAGTAATGTCATAGAACCTGTAGGAATTGCATGTGCCGTTATAGCAGTTACTAGCGTGGATATTGGAACATCCGAAGTAACTGTAGTATACAACGGTAACGATCAATATTTGACTGACAACGTTACTGTGTCGGCCTATGAACCTTTAATAGCATTACATCCAAGTAGCAAGGAAACTTTATTAACAGTGGGTTCATTGAGGAAAATAGTTTTTAAAGGTGGACCCCATCCATGGTCTAACAAGCCACAAAGTTATTCGCGAAAAATTCAAGTATCTGaggaaaaaattgttgatgTAACAGAACATGTAGATTCTTCAGATGGATTGCACGATATATTCGTTATTGAAGTAATGTGTCGTGCCCTTGGAGAGGTGGATGTaacatataaaatttcaaatgttcCTCTACTGCCAAACTGTAAAAGTACATATGCATTTGAAACAGTAAAAGTGATTTGTGGTAAACCTAGACATATTTATCTTCAACCTGAATTTAAGGATAAGAATTGTCCTATCAGCAATCTTAATATAGAAAGGATAATGGCACACAGTGATAAAAATTTGAAGCTTATTACAATAATAAAGGATGAAGAAGGTAGAACATTCGATAATATTACGAGTTTACGAATTGAATGGAATTTGAAACCCTCGACTGTAGGTTCTGTAGAAATGCCTTCTAGTTCTATAGAGGAAACAATCACGGATATGAATGTTATTTTACCAAAAAGTTACTATCAAAATGTCatttttaaaaaacattttggCACTCTTATATTAACAGCTACAGTTACGGGttatcaaaaatatatattgagtaaattaaaaataattcccGAATGGCCGCCATTCGCAATTGAGACTGAAAGAAAAATCTATGAAACGCCTCTTATAGAAACTTCTATAGAAGTAGTTTTAGTCAATGATACCTCTGTTATCCCTGATAAATTAATGGTATTAAATGATCCTACTGCAAAATATTACTTGCAAGTGAGTCAGGGTTCTGGATATTACGAATTTGTATTAAGTTCAGATGATATTGCAGAAGTTCGATATATAGAGTCAACAAAAGCAATTAGTCTCACTCCAAAAAAATCTGGAGTGCTTCATTTATCATTGATAGATCTTTGTTTACCTTCAAAACCAGCTGAAGTTGTGATTGAAATACAACAACTTGCCATAATAGAGATAGAAACAGTGAATAAAATCGAAAAGGGAAAGTGCATAGTAGCTGCATTGAAACTTTATGACACGAATGGCCATGCTATAAAATTGCCTTCTTTGAATGCTTTAGAATTTAGAGCAGAAATTGATAACGAATACATAGAAGTTAAACAGTTACCTGCTAGTGAACATGGCAATCCTCCTTATAATCAATTGTTGTATATGGTATATGGAATGGCAGAAGGCGAATCTCAATTAATTTTCGTCAATAAAGGGGCCGAAAAGGAGATACAGAGTGAATCAGCAACTATCCAAGTCTTTGTTCCTTTAAGAGTTTTTCCAAAAAATCTAACAATACTAGTAGGGACTGTTTATCAAGTACAAACAACAGGAGGTCCATCAAATGCAGAAATTGAATTCTCTACACAGGATAATGATATTCTGAACGTTGGCTATAATGGTATATTTGAAGGAAAATCAGTTGGACaaacaaaaattattgttaGAGCCATTGGTCTTAATGCTAAAGGCAATAAAGTTATTTATTCTGAGGATCATGCTGATATACATGTATTGTATCTTGAAGGAGTTAAAATTGTTGTGCCAACAAGTAGAGTAAAAGTGGGTGCAATGTTTCCACTTTGGGCATTTGGTATCCCAGAACATTTAACTCCTCTTATTATAGGTTCTATGCAATTACCACTAACTTTTATGTGGTCATCTAGTGATTCTAATTTAATAACATTGCATAATATGTATGAAGGTACTGGAATTAACATTAGATACCAAAATGAGGTATCTTTGAGAGCCAAAGCAATTAGTCCTGGATTAGCAACTATTTATTTAAATGTTACAATGCCATCTAATATGTTAGCCGGTTTTAAAGGCGATGTAACATATACTACATTTATAAAAGTTGAAATTTTTGAGGAATTGCGTTTAATGCATTTGGGACTACCTTTGGATGCACCAGTGATACTAATGTCCCCAAATTCTGTCTTAAAATTAGAAACAAATCGTGACAAACATGGTTCAACTATTTATAAAGTATTGTCTACTGTACATGGAAATGATTCAGTGGATTTACAGGCTTTAACAGTTGCATCTAAAACCGTCACTATTGATAAAAATGGCATCATAAAAGCTGGTGAAAGTATTGGAAAAATAGTTATTTCTATTACAAATACTGAAGCCTATAATTTGAAACAATCAATAACTGTTATTGTTGAA gtCAAGCCTATTCATTATATGATGTTGTctttaaaatcaattttacgAATTCGGAGTGGAGAAGAATTAAATATGTTACCCAAGGGTATGGAATTGGATTATATTCTTGAATATTATGATAATATTGGAACAAAGTTTCATGCTGCTGAAGTTGATGCTAAAACTATATTAAATCGGGTTGATCTCGCATCATTTACTAAAGGTTCCGAAAATGTAGTTACTgcaaaatttattgaaaatggaGACCTTGTTGTAAAAGCATACAATGAAAGATATCCTAATGCAATGTTTGATTATGTACATATGATGATTGGTGATATAGTTTTCCCCACAAAG aCTACACTAACAGTGGGCGATATAGTATGCTTTTCAATGCCACTTTTATCTTCTGACGGTGATCCAGGTTATTGGCAATCTTCTGCTCCTGAAATATTAACTGTAGATCCTATTACAGGAATAGGTCGAGCAAAAAATATCGGTTATGCAGTAGTAAAACATAGTCTTGCAACTCACATGCAAGGTGAAATAGAAGTTCACATCCAACCTATTGCAAAG GTATCAATTGTCCCATTAAGAGGTCGAAATATTACTGGAACTGAAACTTTTAGTGTTCCTGTTGTACTTAAAAGCAAAGATGAACAAGTCAAAGAAAACAATATCCTATCTAGAGGCTTAGGTGGTTGTAGAACATTTAGTTTATTTACTTTAAATTCATTTCCCTATACCTGTAATATACAATTTGTTTCATCAACTTCATCTATCGGAATAAAAGACCTGTTTCTTGTCAAACCACGATTTGATATTGCAACTG GATTTTATTATTGTGATGTAATCCCAATGGGTTCTCCAAACATAATTTCTAGTACATTAGAAAGTCGTATTCAAATAAGTGCACAAAGTAAAGACATTGAGGCTGTGCCTTTAGAAGTTACATATCTTCCTCCTGTCTATGTTGATgccaaagaaattatttttattaatacccATTCTCAAACCATTCCAACAGCAACACTTGAAATATATGGGTTGCAATCTGTATTAAATCATCTTAct ATTGATGTACCAGATGGAATGACTGTAAGTGCTCgacaatatatttcaaaatctacAATGCAATACAAACTGCGTTTGATGCATAATCAGGAAGAAATCCAAGGTCAAAAAGTTGTTATTGTAAATGACATTACAAAGCAAAATATATCC CTTTTTGTACGTGtaacaaaatatgaaaatttcataCCATTATCTGGAATCCACTGGGTAGATTATATGTACTTCCATCGTTATACATTCGGAACATTTGCTGTTATTGTAATTACTTTCTTCTACA